A window from Acetonema longum DSM 6540 encodes these proteins:
- a CDS encoding hemolysin family protein, which translates to MDTDPSISLEIVIILVLIIANGVFAMTEIAIVSSRKARLERRAAEGSAGAKAALELANDPTQLLSTVQIGISAIGVVTGAYGGATIAQALAVYLKPLPFVGAHSNAVSLVIVIALITYASLIIGELVPKKMALNNPEPIAAAIAIPMRLFSKAFTPLVRLLSVSTEFALKALRVKEPIEPGVTEEEIKIMIAEGTAIGTFEETEKEIVDRVFRLGDMRVSALMTPRTQIDWIDLEEDESEIWRAITESNHSRLPVARGSLDDLTGVVYVKDILATPGQIPLPIEEKIQEPLFVPRSLRAFKLLEQFQKSGTHIAVVMDEFGGMIGLVTLHDILEQLVGELPQEEESNPEIIQRDDHSWLMDGLLPIDEFKELFDFDKLVAEDRDHYETLGGFITSYLGNMPKTGETFEWGGLKFEIVDMDRMRIDKVMVTKLDHLDARY; encoded by the coding sequence TTGGACACGGACCCATCGATAAGTCTGGAGATCGTCATCATTCTTGTCCTGATTATTGCTAATGGCGTCTTCGCAATGACCGAGATAGCCATTGTATCATCCCGCAAAGCGCGTTTAGAACGAAGGGCGGCTGAAGGCAGCGCAGGGGCCAAAGCAGCTTTGGAGTTGGCCAACGATCCGACGCAGCTGCTGTCTACCGTTCAGATCGGCATCAGCGCCATTGGCGTGGTAACAGGAGCCTACGGCGGGGCCACGATTGCCCAGGCATTAGCCGTCTATCTCAAGCCTCTGCCGTTTGTCGGGGCGCATAGCAACGCTGTCAGCTTGGTCATTGTCATTGCTTTAATCACATATGCTTCCCTTATCATTGGTGAATTAGTGCCGAAGAAGATGGCCTTAAATAACCCGGAACCCATTGCGGCGGCAATTGCAATTCCTATGCGGCTTTTTTCAAAAGCCTTCACACCGTTAGTACGCTTACTGAGCGTCTCAACGGAATTTGCCCTGAAAGCACTCAGGGTGAAAGAACCAATAGAACCAGGTGTCACCGAAGAGGAAATTAAAATCATGATTGCAGAGGGTACGGCCATCGGAACCTTTGAAGAGACTGAGAAGGAGATCGTCGACAGGGTATTTCGTTTAGGAGATATGAGAGTTTCCGCCTTGATGACGCCAAGGACTCAGATAGACTGGATTGACCTGGAAGAGGATGAATCGGAAATTTGGCGGGCGATAACCGAAAGCAATCATTCCAGACTGCCCGTTGCCCGAGGGAGTTTAGACGATTTAACCGGGGTCGTTTATGTAAAGGACATACTGGCGACCCCTGGCCAAATCCCTCTTCCCATAGAGGAAAAAATTCAGGAACCCCTGTTTGTCCCCCGCAGCCTCCGCGCCTTCAAACTCTTGGAGCAATTCCAGAAGTCAGGAACTCATATAGCCGTTGTGATGGATGAATTTGGAGGCATGATCGGCCTGGTGACCCTGCATGACATCCTGGAGCAATTGGTGGGAGAATTGCCCCAGGAAGAAGAAAGCAATCCGGAGATCATCCAACGGGACGACCATTCATGGCTGATGGACGGATTGCTGCCCATTGATGAATTTAAGGAGTTATTTGACTTTGATAAATTAGTCGCCGAAGACAGGGACCATTATGAAACCTTAGGCGGTTTCATAACCTCATATCTCGGCAACATGCCCAAAACCGGCGAAACCTTTGAGTGGGGCGGCCTCAAGTTTGAGATTGTGGACATGGACAGAATGAGAAT
- a CDS encoding nitronate monooxygenase, with the protein METKLTKLLQIKYPIIQGAMAWVSEANLTAAVSNAGGAGIIATGGRTADWVRDEIRRAKTLTDKPFGVNVMLMAPNKEEVAEVICQEKVAFVTLGAGNPVPFFAKFRQAGIKAIPVVPSVKLAKRVEAAGADAIVIEGMEAGGHIGTLTTMALLTNVIPEISIPVIAAGGIVDGRGTAAALLMGASGVQMGSRFLLTEECLLHPNAKQRIITAEDTDSVVTGYSRGYGVRGLKNNFTECFLAREISGAPQEELNAMATGTNKLAAIDGDVENGLVQVGQSLNRLRDIKPAREIIEEIMAETAHLLSTAVNLVK; encoded by the coding sequence ATGGAAACAAAACTGACAAAGCTGCTTCAAATCAAATACCCCATTATCCAGGGCGCGATGGCCTGGGTTTCCGAGGCCAACCTCACCGCTGCGGTATCTAACGCGGGCGGGGCCGGGATTATTGCTACCGGCGGCCGCACGGCCGACTGGGTACGGGATGAGATCCGGCGGGCCAAAACCCTGACCGACAAACCCTTCGGCGTGAATGTCATGCTGATGGCCCCGAATAAAGAGGAAGTCGCCGAAGTCATCTGCCAGGAGAAAGTCGCTTTTGTTACCCTGGGTGCCGGCAATCCGGTTCCTTTTTTCGCAAAATTCCGTCAGGCGGGTATTAAAGCCATCCCGGTGGTGCCCAGTGTAAAACTGGCCAAACGGGTCGAAGCCGCCGGCGCTGACGCTATCGTTATTGAAGGCATGGAGGCTGGCGGCCATATCGGCACACTGACTACCATGGCCTTACTCACCAATGTCATTCCGGAAATATCCATTCCGGTCATCGCCGCCGGAGGCATCGTGGACGGCCGGGGCACAGCCGCCGCTCTGCTCATGGGCGCGTCCGGCGTGCAAATGGGATCGCGTTTTTTGTTGACCGAGGAATGCTTATTGCATCCCAATGCCAAACAAAGAATTATCACTGCCGAAGATACCGATTCCGTCGTCACCGGCTATTCCCGCGGCTATGGCGTGAGGGGCCTGAAAAATAACTTTACCGAGTGTTTCCTGGCCCGTGAAATCAGCGGCGCACCCCAGGAAGAGCTGAATGCTATGGCTACCGGCACCAATAAGCTTGCCGCCATTGACGGCGATGTGGAAAACGGACTGGTTCAAGTGGGTCAAAGCCTTAATCGCCTGCGGGACATCAAGCCGGCCCGCGAGATCATCGAGGAAATCATGGCCGAAACCGCCCACCTGCTCTCCACGGCGGTCAATCTGGTAAAATAG
- the blaOXA gene encoding class D beta-lactamase, with protein sequence MWKILSLLFIFLSGLCFNGLLLGQTFSGDNLTMRPDLQRHFEGFSGTFVLYDEKNNQYAVFNPAQSNERLTPCSTFKIYHSLIALESGVVKGSDPDTLIRWNGIHYPIDSWNKDQTLSSAIANSVVWYYQELASRIGSARMQHYLDRLDYGNKDLSGGITQFWLNSSLKISAKEQVDLLRKLFGYQLPFARENIDVVRHMVLLSQNDGIRLYGKTGSDYQGGKYIMGWFVGCVEKNGSRYYFATNITGKNGAHGLKAKDITQNILLEWGIL encoded by the coding sequence ATGTGGAAAATACTAAGCCTGCTTTTTATCTTTTTGTCCGGGTTATGCTTCAACGGTTTGTTGCTGGGGCAAACCTTTTCCGGTGACAATTTGACGATGCGTCCGGATCTGCAGCGTCATTTTGAAGGATTTTCGGGCACTTTTGTTCTATACGACGAGAAAAACAATCAATACGCCGTCTTTAACCCTGCTCAAAGCAATGAGCGTCTGACCCCCTGTTCCACTTTTAAAATCTACCATTCGCTGATCGCTTTGGAAAGCGGCGTAGTAAAAGGATCTGACCCGGATACGCTGATTCGCTGGAACGGGATTCACTATCCGATTGATTCCTGGAATAAAGACCAAACCCTTTCATCCGCTATCGCCAATTCGGTGGTCTGGTACTATCAGGAATTAGCCTCCCGCATTGGCAGCGCCAGGATGCAGCATTACCTGGACCGGCTGGACTACGGCAATAAAGACCTGTCCGGGGGCATCACCCAGTTTTGGCTGAACTCTTCCCTCAAGATTTCCGCCAAAGAACAAGTCGATCTGCTGCGCAAACTGTTTGGTTACCAATTGCCTTTCGCCCGGGAAAATATCGATGTTGTCAGGCACATGGTCCTGCTGTCCCAGAATGACGGCATCAGATTATACGGTAAAACCGGGTCAGACTACCAGGGCGGAAAATATATCATGGGCTGGTTTGTCGGATGTGTGGAGAAGAACGGCAGCCGGTATTATTTTGCGACCAACATCACCGGGAAAAACGGCGCTCACGGTCTCAAGGCAAAAGATATCACCCAGAATATCCTGCTGGAGTGGGGAATATTATGA